One Cryptomeria japonica chromosome 9, Sugi_1.0, whole genome shotgun sequence genomic window carries:
- the LOC131058278 gene encoding uncharacterized protein LOC131058278 encodes MGICISVESNDVYEPTANVILMDGGIQKFSDPVKVEEILKNNPGHFICSSDVLYIGKFITELLPHEELQLGQLYFIVPRRKLGFVLCEKDMASLLLKANNATAQFLSSKFGGKVHPLFNMHPYSGEEEECSSPSSPSYSSSLCCVKRVRSGISKEWKSNLETIVEVA; translated from the coding sequence ATGGGAATTTGCATTTCTGTTGAGAGTAATGATGTCTATGAACCGACTGCAAACGTTATCTTAATGGACGGGGGCATTCAGAAATTCTCAGATCCTGTCAAGGTTgaagagatattgaagaataatccGGGTCATTTTATCTGTAGTTCTGATGTTCTTTACATTGGCAAATTTATAACAGAGCTTCTTCCTCATGAAGAGCTGCAGCTTGGGCAGTTGTATTTTATTGTTCCTAGAAGGAAATTAGGGTTTGTTTTATGTGAGAAGGACATGGCTTCTCTTCTTTTGAAGGCGAATAATGCAACAGCACAATTTCTCTCTTCCAAATTTGGAGGAAAAGTGCACCCACTGTTTAACATGCATCCTTATTCTGGTGAAGAGGAGGAAtgttcatcaccatcatcaccatcatattCTTCTTCTCTGTGTTGTGTTAAGAGAGTCCGATCGGGTATAAGCAAAGAGTGGAAGTCGAATCTTGAAACTATTGTGGAAGTTGCTTGA